In Equus caballus isolate H_3958 breed thoroughbred chromosome 25, TB-T2T, whole genome shotgun sequence, one DNA window encodes the following:
- the NANS gene encoding sialic acid synthase, translating into MPLELELCPGRWVGGQHPCFIIAEIGQNHQGDLDVAKRMIRTAKECGADCAKFQKSELEYKFNRKALARPYTSKHSWGRTYGEHKRHLEFSHDQYKELQSYAQEVGIFFTASGMDEMAVEFLHELNVPFFKVGSGDTNNFPYLEKTAKKGRPMVISSGMQSMDTMKQVYQIVKPLNPNFCFLQCTSAYPLQPEDVNLRVISEYQKLFPDIPIGYSGHETGIAISVAAVALGAKVLERHITLDKTWKGSDHSASLEPGELAELVRSVRLVERALGSPTKQLLPCEMACNEKLGKSVVAKVKIPEGTILTLDMLTVKVGEPKGYPPEDIFSLVGKKVLVTVEEDDTILEESVENHGKKVKS; encoded by the exons ATGCCGCTGGAGCTGGAGCTGTGTCCCGGGCGCTGGGTGGGCGGGCAGCACCCGTGCTTCATCATTGCCGAGATCGGCCAGAACCACCAGGGCGACCTGGACGTGGCCAAGCGCATGATCCGCACGGCCAAG GAGTGTGGGGCTGACTGTGCCAAGTTCCAGAAGAGTGAGCTGGAGTACAAGTTCAATCGGAAGGCCTTGGCGAGGCCGTACACGTCGAAGCATTCCTGGGGGCGGACTTACGGGGAGCACAAGCGCCACCTGGAGTTCAGCCACGACCAGTACAAGGAGCTGCAGAGCTACGCCCAGGAGGTTGGCATCTTCTTCACCGCCTCTGGCATGGATGAG ATGGCAGTTGAGTTTCTGCATGAACTGAATGTTCCGTTTTTCAAAGTTGGATCTGGGGACACTAACAattttccttatctggaaaagaCAGCCAAAAAAG GCCGTCCGATGGTGATCTCCAGCGGGATGCAGTCAATGGACACCATGAAGCAAGTCTATCAGATTGTGAAGCCGCTCAACCCCAACTTCTGCTTCCTACAGTGCACCAGCGCATACCCCCTCCAGCCGGAGGACGTCAACCTGCGTGTCATCTCG gAATATCAGAAGCTCTTTCCTGACATTCCCATAGGGTATTCTGGGCATGAAACAGGCATAGCGATCTCTGTGGCCGCGGTGGCTCTGGGCGCCAAGGTGTTGGAGCGTCACATAACTTTGGACAAGACCTGGAAGGGGAGCGACCACTCGGCCTCGCTGGAGCCTGGAGAGCTGGCCGAGCTGGTGCGGTCCGTGCGCCTAGTGGAAAGAGCCCTGGGCTCCCCGACCAAGCAGCTGCTGCCCTGTGAGATGGCCTGCAACGAGAAG CTGGGCAAGTCTGTGGTGGCCAAAGTGAAAATTCCAGAAGGCACCATTCTGACGCTGGACATGCTCACCGTGAAGGTGGGTGAGCCCAAAGGCTACCCTCCTGAAGACATCTTTAGTCTTGTGGGCAAGAAGGTCCTGGTCACTGTTGAAGAAGACGACACCATCCTGGAAGAATCGGTGGAAAATCATGGCAAAAAAGtcaagtcttaa